Genomic segment of Litorilinea aerophila:
CCAGCGACTGCTTTTGCCCGGCCATGTCTACCAGGAGCCGCCACCCCAGGAGGGGTTGCTGCCCTGGGACGACGGCTCGACCGACTACTATCAGCGCCTGGCCGCGCTGGTGCAGAAGCCTGGCCCGTTGTGGCGGACGCTGGTGTCGGGCGTGGCGGGCATGAGCCCGACGCTGGCGCGAGAGGTGGCCTGGCGCGCGTGTGGCCGGGCGGACGCGGCCGCGACGGACGCCGAGCCCCTGGCCGTGGTCCAGGCCCTGCAGGCGCTCTGGGCCCCCGTTCGGGAGGGCGGTTGGGAACCTGGTCTGGTATTCGACGATGGCCAGCTCTGGGGCTTCGCGCCCTACCACCTGCATTTTCGGGGGCGCTTCCAGCCCACGACTTCCATGAGTGAAGCGTTGGCTCGCTTTTTCCTGGCCGGCCCCGGCGCGGACAGGCCGCCAGATCCCTACGCTGGCCTGCGGGGGGAGGTGGCGGCCCAGCTGCGGCGGGCCCGGGAGCGGCTGACGCGCCAGCTGGAGGCCCTGCAGGGCGATGAACCGGCTCCGGGGGAAGCCGAGGCCCTGCGCACCCAGGCCCAGTGGCTCCTGGCCCTTGCCAGCCAGATCCAGCCCGGCCAGGATCGGCTGGATGTGGATCTGGGGGAGGAGGTATTGTCCATCCCCCTGCGGCCCGATCTCTCGCCGGTGGCCCAGGCCGAGCGCATGTTTCGCCAGGCCGCCAAACTGGAGCGGGCGGCGGTGGTCATTCCCCAGCGCCGGGCCGCCCTGGAGGCGGATCTGACCTATCTGGATCAGTTGGAGACCGATCTGGCCCTGGCCGAGGATCAGCCGGCAATTGCCGCGGTGCAGGAGGAGTTGCGGGCCACCGGGCTGGCGGCGGCCCGGGGTAAGAAGCCGCGTACCCACGCCAGAAGCCAGGAAGGTGCCCCCTTGCGCCTGCGCACCGGGGACGGCTGGGAGATCCTGGTGGGGCGCAACGCCCGGCAAAACGACGCGGTCACCTTCCGCCTCTCCCATCCCGACGACCTGTGGTGCCACGTGCGGGACCTGCCCGGCGCCCATGTGGTGATTCGTTCCCAGGGCCGGCCGGTGCCGCCGGTGGTGGTGGAGGCAGCGGCCCGGGTGGCGGCCTACTTCTCCCGGGCCCGGGATGAGCGCGCGGTGCCGGTGGCGGTGACGCGACGGCGCTTCGTCAGCCGCCAGCCGGGCGGTCGTCCCGGCCAGGTCTACTATCGCCAGGAAGAGACCCTGGTGGTACCGGCCACCCTGCCCGATTCCCTTCTCCCGGCCTGAGGAATGGGCGGCGGGGCTGGCGGTGTCGGGCGGACACGGAGGCCCGTCTTCTTTGCGGGCGCGGCGTATGGCTGCGCAAGGTGTTGGTGCCAGCAGTCAGAAG
This window contains:
- a CDS encoding Rqc2 family fibronectin-binding protein; the encoded protein is MHFDALTLACVVQELTGQLVEGRIQNVVMPDERAVGLEIYANRTRHYLLCHTGEPTGRLHLVDFKLRRGVEGASPLLLLLRKFARGARIQEVRQWSPIERVACLELEHPEHGPSTLVVELVGRRSNVVLLDGEGTIRDCLVRVPPSERAQRLLLPGHVYQEPPPQEGLLPWDDGSTDYYQRLAALVQKPGPLWRTLVSGVAGMSPTLAREVAWRACGRADAAATDAEPLAVVQALQALWAPVREGGWEPGLVFDDGQLWGFAPYHLHFRGRFQPTTSMSEALARFFLAGPGADRPPDPYAGLRGEVAAQLRRARERLTRQLEALQGDEPAPGEAEALRTQAQWLLALASQIQPGQDRLDVDLGEEVLSIPLRPDLSPVAQAERMFRQAAKLERAAVVIPQRRAALEADLTYLDQLETDLALAEDQPAIAAVQEELRATGLAAARGKKPRTHARSQEGAPLRLRTGDGWEILVGRNARQNDAVTFRLSHPDDLWCHVRDLPGAHVVIRSQGRPVPPVVVEAAARVAAYFSRARDERAVPVAVTRRRFVSRQPGGRPGQVYYRQEETLVVPATLPDSLLPA